The following nucleotide sequence is from Candidatus Rhabdochlamydia sp. T3358.
TGCACTTCTTGTGCGCAATAAAAGTGAGGAATTAAGCTTTTTGCATCTTGCAGACGCTGGGCAATCACTTTACGCATGGGAGATAAAGTCTCTTCTTCAAACTCTCCAGCAGCTCTTTTAGGAAGCTCTTGTTGCTTCATAGTAGCACTTGATGCTGCAAAAACAAGATCTCGACTCATAATTCTACCTTTTGGACCTGAACCTTTAACAAGATTTAAATTCAATCCTTGTTTTTTTGCAACCTTGCGAGCTAAAGGAGATGCTTTTATTCTAGTTGTAGGCTCTAACGAAGGCTTTTCTACATTTGAATCTGGTTGTTTTTTATGTTCTTGAGGAGCTGATTCTGGCGTAACAGAAATTCCTTCTGGCTGATATCCTTCTATGCTTTCATTTTCTTGTTCGGTGAAAATGGCGATTGCTTGATTTACCTGTGCTGGCCCTTCTTGAATCAAAATCTTGCGCAACCACCCTTCATCTAAAGCAGCATGCTCTACTGTAGATTTATCTGTTGCTATTTCGATAAAAGCATCTCCTGCTTTAATGTGTGTGCCTTCTTTCTTAAGCCATTTTACAATATTTCCTTCTTCCATTGTAGGAGATAATTTTGGCATGGTTACAGTAAATGGCATAGATACTCCTTTAAGCTAAAACTCTTTGCACCGCTTCGATAATCTGCTCTTTAGTGGGCATAGTCTGCTTTTCCAATACCTTAGAATAAGGCATAGGTGTTTCTTTTTGAGCAACCCTTATAAGAGGAGCATCGAGATCATCAAAACAATGCTCTATAATCTGAAAGCCCACTTCTGCAGAAATTCCCCCAAATATATGCCCTTCTTCTACAAGAACACAGAAATGGGTTTTACGTACAGAATTTGCAATGGTATCGATATCAAGGGGCTTAATGGTTCTCAAATCGATGAGTTCCACTTGAATTCCTTGGGCTTGCATCT
It contains:
- a CDS encoding dihydrolipoamide acetyltransferase family protein — encoded protein: MPFTVTMPKLSPTMEEGNIVKWLKKEGTHIKAGDAFIEIATDKSTVEHAALDEGWLRKILIQEGPAQVNQAIAIFTEQENESIEGYQPEGISVTPESAPQEHKKQPDSNVEKPSLEPTTRIKASPLARKVAKKQGLNLNLVKGSGPKGRIMSRDLVFAASSATMKQQELPKRAAGEFEEETLSPMRKVIAQRLQDAKSLIPHFYCAQEVQMDKIVSLREELISLGIKLSFNDFILRATALALREHPHVNSGFNSESRTIMRFKTIDIAIAVSIPDGLITPIVRLADYKNLQELSKEVKSLAIKAQANKLKREEYEGGSFTISNLGMYGVSEFVAIINPPQAAILAVGAIEEKPIVVDKKIVVGKTVKLNLSADHRVLDGVDAAKFLKTLQKYLEAPSILLL